The proteins below are encoded in one region of Tomitella fengzijianii:
- a CDS encoding Ppx/GppA phosphatase family protein: protein MRLGVLDVGSNTVHLVVVDAHRGGHPTPMSSSKVALRLSERLTEDGRLHPDVTDDLIAAVSEFSGIAHSSGCGEMMAFATSAVRDADNSDEVLRRVHDETGVELSVLGGVDEARLTFLAVRRWYGWSAGRIMNFDIGGGSLELCNGVDEDPDLAHSLQLGAGRLTRDWLQTDPPGKRRVAALRDWLDAELSEPAKQLRKAGAPDLCVGTSKTFRTLARLTGAAPSSAGPRVTRTLTASGLRQLIAFISRMTAADRAELEGVSADRSPQLVAGALVAEASMRALSVDQLQICPWALREGLILRRLDTEMGGELLVGAR, encoded by the coding sequence GTGCGACTCGGAGTACTCGATGTAGGAAGCAACACCGTCCACCTGGTGGTGGTGGACGCGCACCGTGGTGGGCACCCCACGCCGATGAGCTCGTCCAAGGTGGCGCTGCGGCTGTCCGAACGGCTGACCGAGGACGGCCGTCTGCACCCGGACGTGACCGACGATCTGATCGCCGCGGTATCGGAGTTCTCCGGCATCGCGCACTCGTCGGGATGCGGGGAGATGATGGCGTTCGCCACCTCCGCGGTCCGCGACGCGGACAACTCGGACGAGGTGCTGCGCCGCGTCCACGACGAGACCGGGGTGGAACTGAGCGTCCTCGGCGGCGTCGACGAGGCCCGGCTCACCTTCCTGGCTGTGCGCCGCTGGTACGGGTGGAGCGCCGGGCGGATCATGAACTTCGACATCGGCGGGGGATCGCTGGAGCTGTGCAACGGCGTCGACGAGGATCCGGACCTGGCGCACTCGCTCCAGCTGGGTGCGGGACGTCTCACCCGCGATTGGCTCCAGACCGATCCGCCCGGAAAGCGACGCGTCGCGGCGCTGCGGGACTGGCTGGACGCGGAGCTGTCGGAACCGGCGAAACAGCTGCGTAAGGCGGGTGCGCCGGACCTGTGCGTAGGCACGTCCAAGACCTTCCGGACGTTGGCGCGGCTCACCGGGGCGGCGCCGTCGAGCGCCGGCCCGCGCGTGACACGGACGCTGACGGCCAGCGGCCTCCGGCAACTGATCGCGTTTATTTCTAGGATGACTGCAGCGGACCGTGCGGAGCTCGAAGGCGTCAGCGCCGACCGGTCGCCGCAACTGGTCGCCGGGGCGCTCGTCGCCGAGGCGAGCATGCGTGCACTGTCGGTGGACCAGTTGCAGATTTGTCCGTGGGCGTTGCGTGAGGGTCTGATCCTGCGCCGGCTCGATACCGAGATGGGTGGCGAACTTTTGGTGGGTGCACGATGA
- a CDS encoding response regulator transcription factor → MNRVLIVEDEPSLAEPLAFLLRKEGFEVTVSVDGPSALESFDREGADIVLLDLMLPGMSGNDVCKQLRAKSSVPVIMVTARDSEIDKVVGLEIGADDYVTKPYSARELIARIRAVLRRGTESQAEEDGYDDAMLTCGPVAMDVERHVVTVDGEEIAPPLKEFELLEFLLRNAGRVLTRQQLIERVWGADYVGDTKTLDVHVKRLRAKIEQDPGKPKHLVTVRGLGYKLEA, encoded by the coding sequence GTGAACCGAGTGCTGATCGTGGAGGATGAGCCATCGCTTGCCGAGCCGCTCGCCTTCCTCCTCCGCAAGGAGGGCTTCGAGGTTACCGTGTCCGTGGACGGACCCTCCGCGCTGGAATCGTTCGACAGGGAGGGCGCGGACATCGTCCTTCTGGACCTGATGCTGCCGGGCATGAGCGGCAACGACGTGTGCAAGCAGCTGCGGGCCAAGTCGTCGGTGCCGGTGATCATGGTGACGGCGCGTGACAGCGAGATCGACAAGGTGGTGGGCCTCGAGATCGGGGCCGACGACTACGTCACCAAGCCGTACTCGGCGCGCGAGCTGATCGCGCGCATCCGCGCCGTCCTGCGCCGCGGCACGGAGTCGCAGGCGGAGGAGGACGGCTACGACGATGCGATGCTCACCTGCGGGCCGGTCGCCATGGACGTGGAGCGCCACGTGGTGACGGTCGACGGCGAGGAGATCGCGCCGCCGCTCAAGGAGTTCGAGCTCCTCGAGTTCCTGCTGCGCAACGCCGGCCGCGTGCTCACCCGTCAGCAGCTGATCGAGCGGGTGTGGGGCGCCGACTACGTGGGCGACACCAAGACGCTCGACGTGCACGTCAAGCGGCTGCGCGCCAAGATCGAGCAGGATCCCGGCAAGCCCAAGCACCTGGTGACCGTGCGCGGACTGGGATACAAGCTGGAGGCGTGA
- a CDS encoding ATP-binding protein, with the protein MLVAGIAIGAAAGVAAGPRLREWVDRRRYLTHGPSPSKLLELVVDDSPTGIAVVDGGRDIVLFNRRATELGLVQGDELDDRAWAAARKVLSERHPVDFDLMGDQRSQVRSMSVRGQARVLDDRVGRYALLFADDDSEIVRMESARRDFVANVSHELKTPVGAMGLLAEALLESADDPETVRHFGQKVQGEATRLGAMVSELIALSRLQGAEKLPNLEEVEVDAIVAAAMDNAELTADAAEIEITTDAPSGLRVLGDEMLLTTALTNLISNAVNYSPKGSPVAVSRALRRGQVQISVTDHGIGIAPKYQERVFERFFRVDKARSRETGGTGLGLAIVKHVAINHNGRIRLWSKPGTGSTFTLELPAHVQDRVGEPTAPQSPPGPPRPDPDHREDIRR; encoded by the coding sequence ATGCTGGTGGCCGGTATCGCGATCGGTGCAGCGGCCGGGGTGGCGGCGGGGCCGCGCCTGCGGGAGTGGGTCGACCGCCGCCGCTACCTCACCCACGGACCGTCGCCGTCGAAGCTGCTCGAGCTGGTGGTGGACGATTCGCCCACGGGCATCGCGGTGGTGGACGGCGGTCGCGACATCGTCCTGTTCAACCGGCGCGCCACGGAGCTGGGGCTCGTGCAGGGCGACGAGCTGGACGACCGTGCCTGGGCGGCGGCGCGCAAGGTGCTCTCCGAGCGGCACCCCGTGGACTTCGATCTGATGGGCGATCAGCGCAGCCAGGTGCGGTCGATGTCGGTGCGCGGGCAGGCGCGCGTGCTGGATGACAGAGTGGGCCGTTACGCGCTGCTGTTCGCCGACGACGACTCCGAGATCGTCCGCATGGAGTCCGCGCGCAGGGATTTCGTCGCCAACGTCAGCCATGAGCTCAAAACGCCCGTCGGGGCGATGGGGCTGCTGGCGGAGGCGCTGCTCGAGTCGGCGGACGACCCGGAGACGGTCCGGCACTTCGGGCAGAAGGTGCAGGGCGAGGCGACCCGGCTGGGCGCGATGGTCTCCGAGCTGATCGCCCTCTCCCGCCTGCAAGGCGCAGAGAAGCTGCCCAACCTGGAGGAGGTGGAGGTCGACGCCATCGTCGCCGCGGCGATGGACAACGCCGAGCTCACCGCCGACGCGGCGGAGATCGAGATCACCACCGACGCGCCGAGCGGCCTCCGGGTCCTCGGCGACGAGATGCTGCTGACGACGGCGCTGACCAACCTCATCTCCAACGCGGTCAACTACTCGCCCAAGGGATCCCCGGTGGCCGTGAGCCGCGCGCTGCGGCGGGGACAGGTGCAGATCAGCGTCACCGACCACGGCATCGGCATCGCGCCCAAGTACCAGGAGCGCGTGTTCGAGCGGTTCTTCCGGGTGGACAAGGCGCGCTCACGCGAGACGGGCGGCACCGGCCTGGGCCTGGCCATCGTCAAACACGTGGCCATCAACCACAATGGCCGCATCCGGCTGTGGAGCAAGCCCGGCACCGGGTCCACCTTCACGCTGGAACTGCCCGCCCACGTCCAGGACCGCGTGGGCGAGCCGACCGCACCGCAATCCCCGCCGGGGCCGCCACGGCCCGACCCAGACCACAGAGAGGACATCCGTCGGTGA
- a CDS encoding phosphoglyceromutase, translating into MTMGTLVLLRHGESEWNAKNLFTGWVDVALTEKGTAEARRGGDLLVEHGLLPDVLYTSLLRRAITTANLALDAADRHWIPVKRDWRLNERHYGALQGKNKAETKAEFGEDQFMLWRRSYDTPPPQIAAGGEFSQDADPRYADLASVPMTECLKDVVERLVPYFETEIAADLRAGRTVLVAAHGNSIRALVKYLDGISDDDIAGVNIPTGIPLRYDLIDEGSTLRPVTVGGEYLDPEAAAAGAAAVAGQGK; encoded by the coding sequence ATGACTATGGGAACCCTGGTGCTGCTCCGCCACGGCGAGAGCGAATGGAACGCAAAGAACCTGTTCACCGGCTGGGTGGACGTCGCGCTCACCGAGAAGGGCACCGCGGAGGCCCGCCGGGGCGGGGACCTGCTCGTGGAGCACGGCCTGCTGCCGGACGTGCTCTACACGTCGCTGCTGCGCCGTGCCATCACCACCGCCAACCTGGCGCTGGACGCCGCGGACAGGCACTGGATCCCCGTCAAGCGCGACTGGCGCCTGAACGAGCGGCACTACGGTGCGCTGCAGGGCAAGAACAAGGCGGAGACCAAGGCGGAGTTCGGCGAGGACCAGTTCATGCTGTGGCGCCGCAGCTACGACACCCCGCCGCCGCAGATCGCCGCAGGCGGCGAGTTCAGCCAGGACGCCGACCCCCGCTACGCCGACCTGGCCTCGGTGCCCATGACCGAGTGCCTCAAGGACGTCGTCGAGCGCCTGGTGCCGTACTTCGAGACCGAGATCGCCGCGGACCTGCGCGCCGGTCGCACGGTGCTGGTGGCCGCCCACGGCAACTCGATCCGCGCGCTGGTCAAGTACCTCGACGGGATCTCCGACGACGACATCGCCGGCGTCAACATCCCCACCGGCATCCCCCTGCGCTACGACCTGATCGACGAGGGCTCGACGCTGCGCCCGGTGACCGTCGGCGGCGAGTACCTGGACCCGGAGGCCGCCGCCGCCGGCGCGGCGGCCGTGGCCGGGCAGGGCAAGTAG
- a CDS encoding type III secretion system chaperone family protein, whose amino-acid sequence MSRHGIDGAAGAGEDGSGSGSGDGVGVGVGVGRRSVADAVALIGGALDAAGIEYTRPEGPHFVLTLPGERKLKTTCLLTVGMHGVRVEAFVARHPDEDHAAVYKWLLRRNRHLFGVHYTIDKIGDVYLVGRISMDALGSDELDRVLGQVLEAADGDFNTILELGFHTSIRREWRWRTVRGESLRNLAAFEHLVTDEDRAAAARGEIGRAGDPPRSVVTDAGAGPDAVPGQALG is encoded by the coding sequence ATGAGCAGGCACGGCATCGACGGTGCGGCCGGAGCGGGCGAGGACGGCTCCGGCTCCGGCTCCGGCGACGGGGTCGGGGTCGGGGTCGGGGTCGGGCGGCGAAGCGTCGCGGACGCCGTGGCGCTGATCGGCGGCGCGCTCGATGCCGCCGGGATCGAGTACACGCGCCCGGAGGGGCCGCACTTCGTGCTCACCCTGCCCGGTGAGCGCAAGCTGAAGACCACCTGCCTGCTCACGGTCGGCATGCACGGGGTGCGGGTGGAGGCCTTCGTGGCCCGGCACCCGGATGAAGACCACGCCGCCGTGTACAAGTGGCTGCTGCGGCGCAACCGGCACCTGTTCGGCGTGCACTACACGATCGACAAGATCGGCGACGTCTACCTGGTGGGCCGCATCTCCATGGACGCGCTGGGAAGCGACGAGCTCGACCGGGTGCTGGGCCAGGTGCTCGAGGCCGCCGACGGCGACTTCAACACCATCCTCGAGCTGGGATTCCACACGTCAATCCGGCGGGAATGGCGCTGGCGCACGGTGCGCGGCGAGTCGCTGCGCAACCTCGCCGCGTTCGAGCATCTGGTCACCGACGAGGACCGGGCGGCCGCCGCGCGCGGCGAGATCGGCCGGGCCGGCGACCCGCCCCGGAGCGTGGTGACCGACGCGGGCGCGGGTCCTGATGCGGTGCCCGGACAGGCCCTGGGATAA